From the genome of Syngnathus acus chromosome 24, fSynAcu1.2, whole genome shotgun sequence, one region includes:
- the LOC119118374 gene encoding rho-related GTP-binding protein RhoB-like — MGKETQMAVDIRKKLVVVGDGACGKTCLLIVFSKDEFPEVYVPTVFETYVADIEVDTKQVQLALWDTAGQEDYDRLRPLSYPDTDVILMCFSVDSPDSLENIPEKWVPEVKHFCPNVPIILVANKKDLRNDENVKNELSRLKLEPVRPDDGRAMAMRIGAHDYLECSARTKEGIWEVFETAARAALQKQKSRRPSFLKRCVLM; from the coding sequence ATGGGGAAGGAGACGCAAATGGCGGTCGACATCCGCAAGAAACTTGTCGTGGTGGGCGACGGCGCATGCGGTAAAACGTGTCTACTCATCGTGTTCAGCAAAGACGAATTCCCCGAGGTGTACGTACCGACCGTTTTCGAAACCTACGTGGCGGATATCGAGGTGGACACCAAGCAGGTCCAACTGGCCCTGTGGGACACCGCGGGCCAAGAGGACTACGACAGGCTGCGGCCGCTTTCCTACCCGGACACAGACGTCATTTTGATGTGCTTCTCCGTGGACAGCCCGGACTCGCTGGAAAACATCCCGGAGAAGTGGGTACCCGAGGTAAAACACTTCTGCCCTAACGTGCCCATCATTCTGGTGGCCAACAAGAAGGATCTACGCAACGACGAGAACGTCAAGAACGAGTTGTCCCGACTCAAGCTGGAGCCGGTGAGGCCCGACGACGGCCGAGCTATGGCCATGCGTATCGGCGCACACGACTATTTGGAGTGctcggccaggacgaaagaaGGCATCTGGGAGGTGTTCGAGACCGCAGCTAGGGCagctttgcaaaaacaaaagtcccGGAGGCCGAGTTTTCTCAAACGATGCGTTTTGATGTGA